Proteins from one Clupea harengus chromosome 17, Ch_v2.0.2, whole genome shotgun sequence genomic window:
- the LOC105896898 gene encoding receptor activity-modifying protein 3-like, protein MDRNALTGFKVFVMGILVNTLMTSALSETESLELGFTRRPLLLCNETRLLLEMEVCGDDFKRQMARVDSQHWCNLTHFISEYHLFSACTEKNSERIGCFWPNPLVEGFIIHIHKHYFSNCTLERVVWVDPSDDLLAVLILIPILLTLAMIALVVWCSKRSDILA, encoded by the exons ATGGATAGAAATGCGCTGACGGGGTTTAAAGTTTTTGTTATGGGAATTCTAG TTAACACCTTGATGACAAGTGCGCTCTCAG agactgagagcTTAGAGCTGGGCTTCACACGTCGGCCTCTGCTCCTGTGCAATGAGACGCGGCTGctgctggagatggaggtgtgcGGGGACGATTTTAAGAGACAGATGGCCCGTGTCGACTCCCAGCACTGGTGTAACCTGACGCATTTCATCAG TGAGTACCACCTGTTCTCGGCCTGCACGGAGAAAAACTCCGAGCGGATAGGCTGCTTCTGGCCGAACCCGCTGGTGGAGGGCTTCATCATCCACATCCACAAGCATTACTTCTCCAACTGCACGCTGGAGCGGGTGGTGTGGGTGGACCCGTCGGACGACCTGCTCGccgtcctcatcctcatccccaTCCTCCTCACGCTGGCCATGATCGCACTAGTGGTCTGGTGTAGCAAGAGAAGTGACATCCTGGCTTAG
- the hus1 gene encoding checkpoint protein HUS1 isoform X2, protein MSGSLGRFDVNFFDEYQIEGVSPDANEICLEVAPENLSRALKTAQNAKSVKIKLTKKHCPCLTLAAELPSLSSVSRVVTHDIPVDVIPRRLWHDYKEPSMPDFDVSIYLPPLKTMKNVVDRMKNLSNFLVIEANLSGEMNLKIETDLVSVTTHFKDLGNPPWGDDASQSRSQSRDPAAMAHARLDIKKLLQFLMGQQVNPSKAMCNIVHKRIVHLIFLHEDVSLQYFIPAVA, encoded by the exons ATGTCTGGGTCCTTGGGCAGATTTGAC GTTAACTTCTTTGATGAATATCAGATAGAGGGAGTGTCACCAGATGCCAATGAGATATGCCTGGAGGTGGCTCCAGAGAACCTATCCCGAGCCTTAAAAACAGCCCAAAATGCCAAGTCTGTCAAAATCAAACTAACCAAGAAGCACTGCCCCTGTCTCACCCTAGCTGCAGAGCTG CCTTCGTTGTCCAGTGTCAGTCGTGTCGTCACGCACGACATCCCCGTGGATGTCATACCCAGACGCCTCTGGCATGACTACAAAGAGCCCAGCATGCCAGACTTTGAT GTCAGTATATATTTGCCTCCTCTCAAGACCATGAAGAATGTTGTGGACAGGATGAAGAACCTGTCCAACTTTTTG GTCATTGAAGCAAACCTCAGTGGTGAGATGAACCTGAAGATTGAGACTGACTTGGTTTCTGTCACAACGCACTTCAAAGACCTTGGAAATCCACCATGGG GTGACGATGCGTCTCAGAGCAGGAGTCAGAGCCGTGACCCCGCGGCCATGGCACACGCTCGCTTGGACATCAAGAAACTGCTACAGTTCCTTATGGGCCAGCAGGTCAACCCCAGCAAAGCCATGTGCA ACATAGTCCACAAACGAATAGTGCACTTGATTTTTCTACACGAGGACGTGTCTCTGCAGTATTTCATACCTGCCGTGGCATGA
- the hus1 gene encoding checkpoint protein HUS1 isoform X1, with amino-acid sequence MKFRSKMIDVGCLNHFTRVVNTITKLNKTCVLRLTPDNLYFVLSGKVANGGVSMWCELLQVNFFDEYQIEGVSPDANEICLEVAPENLSRALKTAQNAKSVKIKLTKKHCPCLTLAAELPSLSSVSRVVTHDIPVDVIPRRLWHDYKEPSMPDFDVSIYLPPLKTMKNVVDRMKNLSNFLVIEANLSGEMNLKIETDLVSVTTHFKDLGNPPWGDDASQSRSQSRDPAAMAHARLDIKKLLQFLMGQQVNPSKAMCNIVHKRIVHLIFLHEDVSLQYFIPAVA; translated from the exons ATGAAGTTCAGATCAAAAATGATTGACGTGGGATGCCTTAACCATTTCACTC GTGTTGTGAATACGATTACTAAACTTAACAAGACCTGCGTTCTGCGACTCACTCCTGACAACCTCTACTTTGTGCTTTCTGGCAAAGTGGCGAATGGTGGGGTCAGCATGTGGTGTGAATTATTGCAA GTTAACTTCTTTGATGAATATCAGATAGAGGGAGTGTCACCAGATGCCAATGAGATATGCCTGGAGGTGGCTCCAGAGAACCTATCCCGAGCCTTAAAAACAGCCCAAAATGCCAAGTCTGTCAAAATCAAACTAACCAAGAAGCACTGCCCCTGTCTCACCCTAGCTGCAGAGCTG CCTTCGTTGTCCAGTGTCAGTCGTGTCGTCACGCACGACATCCCCGTGGATGTCATACCCAGACGCCTCTGGCATGACTACAAAGAGCCCAGCATGCCAGACTTTGAT GTCAGTATATATTTGCCTCCTCTCAAGACCATGAAGAATGTTGTGGACAGGATGAAGAACCTGTCCAACTTTTTG GTCATTGAAGCAAACCTCAGTGGTGAGATGAACCTGAAGATTGAGACTGACTTGGTTTCTGTCACAACGCACTTCAAAGACCTTGGAAATCCACCATGGG GTGACGATGCGTCTCAGAGCAGGAGTCAGAGCCGTGACCCCGCGGCCATGGCACACGCTCGCTTGGACATCAAGAAACTGCTACAGTTCCTTATGGGCCAGCAGGTCAACCCCAGCAAAGCCATGTGCA ACATAGTCCACAAACGAATAGTGCACTTGATTTTTCTACACGAGGACGTGTCTCTGCAGTATTTCATACCTGCCGTGGCATGA
- the hus1 gene encoding checkpoint protein HUS1 isoform X3, with the protein MWCELLQVNFFDEYQIEGVSPDANEICLEVAPENLSRALKTAQNAKSVKIKLTKKHCPCLTLAAELPSLSSVSRVVTHDIPVDVIPRRLWHDYKEPSMPDFDVSIYLPPLKTMKNVVDRMKNLSNFLVIEANLSGEMNLKIETDLVSVTTHFKDLGNPPWGDDASQSRSQSRDPAAMAHARLDIKKLLQFLMGQQVNPSKAMCNIVHKRIVHLIFLHEDVSLQYFIPAVA; encoded by the exons ATGTGGTGTGAATTATTGCAA GTTAACTTCTTTGATGAATATCAGATAGAGGGAGTGTCACCAGATGCCAATGAGATATGCCTGGAGGTGGCTCCAGAGAACCTATCCCGAGCCTTAAAAACAGCCCAAAATGCCAAGTCTGTCAAAATCAAACTAACCAAGAAGCACTGCCCCTGTCTCACCCTAGCTGCAGAGCTG CCTTCGTTGTCCAGTGTCAGTCGTGTCGTCACGCACGACATCCCCGTGGATGTCATACCCAGACGCCTCTGGCATGACTACAAAGAGCCCAGCATGCCAGACTTTGAT GTCAGTATATATTTGCCTCCTCTCAAGACCATGAAGAATGTTGTGGACAGGATGAAGAACCTGTCCAACTTTTTG GTCATTGAAGCAAACCTCAGTGGTGAGATGAACCTGAAGATTGAGACTGACTTGGTTTCTGTCACAACGCACTTCAAAGACCTTGGAAATCCACCATGGG GTGACGATGCGTCTCAGAGCAGGAGTCAGAGCCGTGACCCCGCGGCCATGGCACACGCTCGCTTGGACATCAAGAAACTGCTACAGTTCCTTATGGGCCAGCAGGTCAACCCCAGCAAAGCCATGTGCA ACATAGTCCACAAACGAATAGTGCACTTGATTTTTCTACACGAGGACGTGTCTCTGCAGTATTTCATACCTGCCGTGGCATGA